A window of the Brassica napus cultivar Da-Ae chromosome C5, Da-Ae, whole genome shotgun sequence genome harbors these coding sequences:
- the BNAC05G51640D gene encoding uncharacterized protein BNAC05G51640D isoform X1, translating to MAMSHLFLSSPRPSLAPRLHSPTQLCLQFYSNISKDFKGSNEAKASKRFLCRSIHMESDHSGDSKRLTFDTLLRKAKDVWNDSPQPVKDFPWNRAFENFLQLVLDLAISVVKFLFVPVLAVSSVSEMSYCAHERKLALVPFPLVIGIVVGGILQGTALNISPRLKEAEVPWHLIAMMMFFTLIKLPGPYYPYCGRLFVPHFANGVLFRALWSMFFWYKKTRNTSATPHSSETK from the exons ATGGCCATGTCTCATctcttcctttcttctcctcGACCTTCATTGGCTCCGCGACTCCACTCACCGACCCAG TTGTGTTTGCAGTTCTACTCTAACATCAGTAAAGATTTCAAGGGTTCAAATGAAGCTAAAGCATCGAAGAGATTCCTCTGCCGCTCGATTCATATGGAATCTGATCATTCAGGGGACTCAAAGAGGCTTACTTTCGATACCCTTTTGAGAAAAGCAaaagatgtttggaatgatTCTCCACAGCCGGTCAAGGACTTCCCTTGGAACAGAGCGTTCGAGAACTTCTTGCAGCTGGTTCTTGATCTCGCCATATCAGTCGTTAAGTTCTTGTTTGTTCCCGTGTTGGCGGTTTCTTCCGTTAGCGAGATGTCTTATTGTGCACATGAGAGGAAGCTTGCTTTAGTCCCTTTCCCTTTAGTCATCGGTATTGTTGTTGGAGGCATTCTACAAGGAACCGCTTTGAACATCTCTCCTCGTCTTAAG gaAGCGGAAGTACCATGGCATTTGATAGCTATGATGATGTTCTTCACTCTGATTAAGCTTCCTGGACCGTACTATCCGTACTGCGGGCGTTTGTTTGTTCCGCATTTTGCCAATGGAGTATTGTTTAGAGCACTTTGGTCCATGTTCTTTTGGTATAAGAAGACTAGAAACACATCAGCAACTCCTCACAGTTCGGAAACAAAATGA
- the BNAC05G51640D gene encoding uncharacterized protein BNAC05G51640D isoform X2, producing MAMSHLFLSSPRPSLAPRLHSPTQFYSNISKDFKGSNEAKASKRFLCRSIHMESDHSGDSKRLTFDTLLRKAKDVWNDSPQPVKDFPWNRAFENFLQLVLDLAISVVKFLFVPVLAVSSVSEMSYCAHERKLALVPFPLVIGIVVGGILQGTALNISPRLKEAEVPWHLIAMMMFFTLIKLPGPYYPYCGRLFVPHFANGVLFRALWSMFFWYKKTRNTSATPHSSETK from the exons ATGGCCATGTCTCATctcttcctttcttctcctcGACCTTCATTGGCTCCGCGACTCCACTCACCGACCCAG TTCTACTCTAACATCAGTAAAGATTTCAAGGGTTCAAATGAAGCTAAAGCATCGAAGAGATTCCTCTGCCGCTCGATTCATATGGAATCTGATCATTCAGGGGACTCAAAGAGGCTTACTTTCGATACCCTTTTGAGAAAAGCAaaagatgtttggaatgatTCTCCACAGCCGGTCAAGGACTTCCCTTGGAACAGAGCGTTCGAGAACTTCTTGCAGCTGGTTCTTGATCTCGCCATATCAGTCGTTAAGTTCTTGTTTGTTCCCGTGTTGGCGGTTTCTTCCGTTAGCGAGATGTCTTATTGTGCACATGAGAGGAAGCTTGCTTTAGTCCCTTTCCCTTTAGTCATCGGTATTGTTGTTGGAGGCATTCTACAAGGAACCGCTTTGAACATCTCTCCTCGTCTTAAG gaAGCGGAAGTACCATGGCATTTGATAGCTATGATGATGTTCTTCACTCTGATTAAGCTTCCTGGACCGTACTATCCGTACTGCGGGCGTTTGTTTGTTCCGCATTTTGCCAATGGAGTATTGTTTAGAGCACTTTGGTCCATGTTCTTTTGGTATAAGAAGACTAGAAACACATCAGCAACTCCTCACAGTTCGGAAACAAAATGA